One region of Deltaproteobacteria bacterium genomic DNA includes:
- a CDS encoding FAA hydrolase family protein, with product MGRARAAVYNARVRLPLYRDGSSGPTDFDLAPSKIVGVGVNYRAHAREMGKQPPDEPLIFLKAPSAVVGSGDPIALPAGFERIDYEAELGVVISRRARRVPADCAADFILGYTCVNDVTVRDLQRRDGQWTRAKGFDTFCPIGPCIRGGLDPANLRVRSRVNGELRQDSTTADLLFPVAQLIEFITAVMTLEPGDVITTGTPSGVGPLAAGDVVEVDIDGIGVLRNPVVAAPA from the coding sequence GTGGGCCGCGCGCGCGCCGCGGTGTATAACGCGCGCGTGCGCCTGCCGCTGTATCGCGACGGTTCCTCTGGGCCGACGGACTTCGACCTCGCGCCGTCGAAAATTGTCGGTGTCGGCGTCAACTACCGCGCACACGCCCGCGAGATGGGCAAACAGCCCCCCGACGAGCCGCTGATCTTCTTGAAAGCGCCGTCGGCGGTCGTCGGCTCGGGCGATCCGATCGCATTGCCGGCCGGCTTCGAGCGGATCGACTACGAGGCGGAACTCGGCGTCGTGATCAGCCGTCGCGCGCGCCGCGTCCCGGCCGACTGCGCAGCCGACTTCATCCTCGGCTACACATGCGTCAACGACGTCACGGTGCGCGATCTGCAGCGGCGCGACGGCCAGTGGACGCGCGCCAAGGGGTTCGACACCTTCTGCCCGATCGGCCCGTGCATCCGCGGCGGCCTCGATCCGGCGAACCTACGGGTGCGCAGCCGGGTCAACGGCGAACTCCGGCAGGACTCGACCACGGCGGACCTACTCTTTCCGGTCGCGCAGCTCATCGAGTTCATCACCGCCGTCATGACGCTCGAACCCGGCGACGTGATCACGACCGGCACGCCGTCTGGCGTCGGCCCCCTCGCGGCCGGCGACGTGGTCGAGGTGGACATCGACGGCATCGGCGTGCTCCGCAACCCGGTCGTGGCCGCGCCGGCGTGA
- a CDS encoding FHA domain-containing protein, with the protein MASSRRPTALGHVPAPGGASPGGAPAGGGVDDDEKTTVDGGPPSPPRRATPDRWEERTVQEGGGALLRRAAADIADADSVAGTIERGLDAETIEETTTGSPPPNRLAIGSSDLSASAADAGLSTIDEPTVDQRAQRERARQQARAAAADEEDNKPTRIALHARLIVIGGNDRGREFAIDSARTTVGRGVDNDIVLTDIAVSRRHMSIEFDGAGFVVRDHKSGNGTLVNNERREVARLSSGDQIEIGNTLLRFECPQADGGVAAEAAEFDEDAKTIEAGAPAAAGGKLPLPSGARVRAALPTQAPAFAPARASVPLPASRPVRRRESAHGALSGLPEPAGALPTMPVPRIPDAPQLTPEEERRRRLWIGAGVAGALVALTAIGIALSGDAPARKAGVSAAGEMLGIGAAITAARSVAAPTAAAPDAGAPRATPAVTPLVLADAGTPLPVVAVPAPDAAPAVAAPDAAVKRAIATPPRAIEPPARKRTERVPPRRNGKKRAPPKRRVGKRSSPPRRAVERAPSPERAVASARARALAQYKGKKFAAAAASLREVAGRAGGDRAEIERLADDYAAVGTQLALAERSKASNPPAAMAAYRKALTIDRRSGGGAHARYIRLQLGEVAPRAAASFMAQKKYEAAKRACDAAVNYGAGADPMVARVRRGLERVAAGLYQEGVRLRKANPAKASGYLKRVLRIVPPDSPWYAKAYAALNATKPPRDDDE; encoded by the coding sequence ATGGCCTCGTCTCGCCGGCCGACTGCGCTGGGCCACGTCCCGGCGCCGGGGGGCGCGTCCCCGGGCGGGGCGCCGGCGGGGGGCGGCGTGGACGACGACGAGAAGACCACCGTCGATGGCGGGCCGCCGAGCCCGCCGCGGCGCGCGACCCCGGACCGTTGGGAAGAGCGCACCGTCCAGGAGGGTGGCGGCGCGCTGCTGCGGCGCGCTGCGGCCGACATCGCCGATGCCGACTCGGTCGCCGGGACGATCGAGCGCGGGCTCGACGCCGAGACGATTGAGGAGACGACGACCGGATCGCCGCCGCCCAATCGGCTGGCCATCGGATCGAGTGACCTAAGCGCGTCGGCGGCCGATGCCGGGCTGTCGACGATCGACGAACCGACGGTCGACCAGCGCGCTCAACGTGAGCGAGCGCGACAGCAGGCGCGCGCGGCCGCGGCCGACGAGGAGGACAACAAGCCGACGCGGATCGCGCTGCACGCCCGCCTCATCGTGATCGGCGGCAACGATCGAGGACGCGAGTTCGCGATCGACTCCGCGCGCACGACCGTCGGCCGGGGCGTGGACAACGACATCGTCCTCACCGACATCGCCGTGTCGCGGCGGCACATGTCGATCGAGTTCGACGGCGCCGGATTCGTCGTGCGCGATCACAAATCCGGCAATGGCACGCTGGTCAACAACGAGCGCCGGGAAGTCGCGCGGCTGTCGAGCGGAGACCAGATCGAAATCGGCAACACGCTGTTGCGGTTCGAGTGTCCGCAAGCCGACGGCGGCGTCGCGGCGGAGGCTGCCGAGTTCGACGAGGACGCAAAGACGATCGAAGCGGGCGCGCCGGCGGCTGCGGGAGGCAAGCTGCCGTTGCCGTCCGGAGCGCGGGTGCGCGCAGCCCTGCCGACGCAAGCCCCGGCGTTCGCGCCCGCGCGGGCGTCCGTGCCGCTGCCCGCGTCGCGGCCGGTGCGCCGGCGCGAGTCCGCCCACGGTGCGTTGTCGGGATTGCCCGAGCCGGCGGGCGCCCTGCCGACGATGCCGGTGCCGCGCATCCCCGACGCGCCGCAGCTCACGCCCGAAGAGGAGCGGCGGCGGCGGCTGTGGATCGGGGCCGGCGTGGCGGGCGCGCTCGTCGCGCTCACCGCGATTGGCATCGCGTTGTCGGGCGACGCGCCGGCGCGCAAGGCCGGAGTGAGCGCCGCCGGCGAGATGCTCGGAATCGGTGCGGCGATCACAGCCGCGCGGTCGGTGGCAGCGCCCACCGCGGCGGCGCCGGACGCGGGCGCGCCGCGAGCGACGCCGGCCGTCACGCCGCTCGTGCTCGCCGACGCGGGCACGCCGTTGCCGGTCGTGGCGGTGCCGGCGCCGGACGCGGCGCCCGCGGTCGCCGCTCCCGACGCGGCGGTCAAGCGCGCGATCGCGACGCCCCCTCGCGCCATCGAGCCGCCAGCGCGCAAGCGGACCGAGCGCGTGCCGCCGCGGCGCAACGGGAAAAAGCGCGCGCCGCCGAAGCGCAGGGTCGGCAAGCGTTCGTCGCCGCCGCGCCGCGCGGTCGAGCGCGCACCGTCGCCGGAGCGCGCCGTCGCGTCCGCGCGCGCGCGCGCCCTGGCGCAATACAAGGGCAAGAAGTTCGCGGCCGCCGCCGCTTCGCTGCGGGAGGTCGCCGGGCGGGCGGGCGGCGACCGGGCGGAGATCGAGCGGCTCGCGGACGACTACGCGGCAGTCGGCACTCAGCTTGCGCTCGCCGAGCGGAGCAAAGCGTCGAACCCGCCTGCCGCGATGGCCGCGTACCGCAAGGCGCTCACGATCGATCGCCGATCCGGCGGGGGAGCCCACGCCCGGTACATCCGACTGCAACTCGGTGAGGTCGCGCCGCGCGCGGCCGCATCGTTCATGGCGCAAAAGAAGTACGAGGCGGCCAAGCGAGCTTGCGATGCGGCGGTCAACTACGGTGCCGGCGCCGATCCGATGGTCGCGCG